The genome window CTCGAGCGCGACAATTTCCGGGGGAAGATCAAGACGTTGCCGTCCCGGGCGGATATCCAGGAGCCGATCCAGGAACAGTTGATCGTCGAGCTCTACTCGAAGTAAGACTCTTTGGGGCCAGGAGAAGGGGGACGCATGTTTCAGCGAAACTGGAAACAGATGATCAAGCCGCGCCGCATCGAGGTCCAGACCGACACGGCGACGTTCAATTACGGAAAATTCGTGGCCGAGCCCCTCGAACGGGGCTTCGGAACCACCCTCGGAAACGCCCTTCGCAGGATCCTCCTGTCCTCCCTGCAGGGCGGCGCCATCACCTCGGTCCGCATCGAGGGGGTGCAGCACGAGTTCTCCACGATGACGGGGGTCGTGGAAGACGTCACCGACATCGTCCTCAACCTCAAGGAGGTCCGCCTCCGGATGCATTCGCCGGAGCAGCGCACGCTTGTGCT of Deltaproteobacteria bacterium contains these proteins:
- a CDS encoding DNA-directed RNA polymerase subunit alpha (catalyzes the transcription of DNA into RNA using the four ribonucleoside triphosphates as substrates. Dimerization of the alpha subunit is the first step in the sequential assembly of subunits to form the holoenzyme), with the translated sequence MFQRNWKQMIKPRRIEVQTDTATFNYGKFVAEPLERGFGTTLGNALRRILLSSLQGGAITSVRIEGVQHEFSTMTGVVEDVTDIVLNLKEVRLRMHSPEQRTLVLEAKGPRRVKASDISPDPMVEILNRDHHIAELSANAKLRMEMTVRMG